The window CGGTGGCGGCCGGATCGGCCAGGTCGACCTTGTTGAGGATCTTGAGGCAGGGGCGCTGGCGGAACAGGCGCAGTTCCTCGACCATCGGGTTGCAGCTCGCCTCGGGCAGGCGCGCATCGAGCACCTCGATCACCAGATCGGTGTTCTCCATCTGTTCGGCCGCCTTCTTGCGGGCGGCGTTCATGTGGCCCGGGTACCATTGTATCGACATGCTGTGCTTTCGGAATTCTCGTTTAAGGCGCTATTTTACCGGGGCGCGCCCCGCGCGCAGCAAATTCAGCGAATGCAGGCGCTGGCCGGCGCCGGGGCGCCCGGGTCGGCCTGGGCCAGCGCGCCACGCGCCAGGGCCACATCCTTGCCGAATTCCTCCAGGTGGCGCGTGCGCGTGTCGCTTTGCCATTCGGCGTCCGAGAAGTCCTTGAGCGCGTGCGGCTTGCCGGTAAAGGCGCGCCCTTCCAGGCGCGGCATCATGAGCCGGTCCGGGTCGGTGTTTTCGCGCAGCAGATAGCCGTCCACGTCGCGCAAGGTCAATGGCAGCGCCGGCGCCTGGTCGCGCAGCAGCTTGCCGAACACGGTGAGTTTCACTTCCGTCTGGCCCGCGCCCAGCATGTCGTTGAAGGTGGCCAGCGCGAACGGCTTGCCGGCGGCGTCGTCGACCCGCCCGCTGACCACGTAGCGCCCGGCCTGGCGCACGTCGGCCTTGAGGTAGTACACCAGCGAGCCGTCTTCGATCACTTCGCGGATCTGGCCGGTCCAGGTGGCCGGCACCTCGGGACTGTAGATGACATCGAACAGCGCCAGGCCGGCGCGCCCGTTCACGCTGAAGCGCACTTCGGCGCGGATGGTGCCGTGGAAGGCCGCCAGCCCGGTCTGGGCCGGCGCCAGGATGCCGCCAAAGGCGCCGTCGCCCGCTACCGAGTCGGCCATCTGGCCGTCGTCGGCAAACGCCAGCGGCAGCTGGGTGGTCGGGCGCGCGCCCTTGAAGGTGATGCCCTGCGCGAGCGCGCGCGTGATCACCAGCGGCTGCACCGCACCACGGCTGTCGAGCGCGCGCAGCGACAAGGCGACCGTTTCGCCGGCCACCATGAACACGCGCGATTGCGACGTCTGGATCTGCACCGACGGGTCGGCGCGTCCGCCCTCGCTGCGCATGGCGTGCGTTTCGGTGACCGGCTGGTTCGGATAAACCTGGTCGGGCTGCTCCGATATGGGACGCGAGACATCGGGATAGCGGGTCGCCGCGCGGTAGTCGCACAAGGTCTTGTCGGCCTGCGCCAGCTGCTCGCGCAGCTGCTGC of the Massilia violaceinigra genome contains:
- a CDS encoding choice-of-anchor X domain-containing protein: MAAAAAVAVAATLALLAWRSGAPVGTAASAAPPAPDRTAATFFAPEPQGALLPPVSGRGARLQQLREQLAQADKTLCDYRAATRYPDVSRPISEQPDQVYPNQPVTETHAMRSEGGRADPSVQIQTSQSRVFMVAGETVALSLRALDSRGAVQPLVITRALAQGITFKGARPTTQLPLAFADDGQMADSVAGDGAFGGILAPAQTGLAAFHGTIRAEVRFSVNGRAGLALFDVIYSPEVPATWTGQIREVIEDGSLVYYLKADVRQAGRYVVSGRVDDAAGKPFALATFNDMLGAGQTEVKLTVFGKLLRDQAPALPLTLRDVDGYLLRENTDPDRLMMPRLEGRAFTGKPHALKDFSDAEWQSDTRTRHLEEFGKDVALARGALAQADPGAPAPASACIR